The DNA sequence ATGGCACTAACAAATCTGCTAAAGTCTCCGCAGTTCCTCTGCAAACAGGTGAAAATTTATCCGCCTACGGCTGTCTGGTGTTTGGGTCATTCGCAGCTTGCAGTTCAGACGAGCAATGTAagctttaaggacggtgcctactaattgaagatattttttccccggtgtgtgattatgcaggaaatgtagatcttaacaagtcctattgaaatccaaaaagaaaattgggggtaaccacgcatttttcaaagataattcatgaataatatctgtaaaaagctttaaaatacaagcaatgtatggcgttctttctcaaattgaagcttaattatctctcaaaaatgcatggttacccccaattttctctttggataccaagagcacttactaagatctactttctccggatagttttaaaccgcgcaaaaatattcctgtattagtaagcactggtgataggaaatccgagtatctggagatgtgcagaacgtatgcgcaatagcaatagtagtcaccgtccttaagtagtGAATTAATTGTTGCTTGTTTATCATTGCCATcaatcaataatattgtttgtgCAAGTTCAAGTGTCAGTATTTGAGTTAATATTGCTATTTGCTGTGGAATTCTTGTGACGGGGTAAATCATCTTCAAACTTGTTTGTCTCATAACGAAACAGATCATGGATGAAGTCTCCGTgcaattttaacattttagcAGGGTTAGGGAAGGGTATGGTTGGGGTTTAGGAGAGACTGCCagatcaaaaaaaaaaattgatggtaTAGAGCATGTTAAAACAATTTGATGGCAAGTCCTTAATTACCTTTCTTATCAGATCTGAAGGATGTGTGTTTCGTATTGGAactgttgttttgaaacaacTTCTTGACTGTCCATACCCAGTGtcctccttatcaggcggtaaccggtaaaatttaccgcctcaagcaacagttctaagaacttcttaccgcctgcaacctttTGAAGGTTCACTagaactatataagttgttttaaaaaataccagccaggaattgtcccttacctgctgagctaaaacttggGGAGAACACTGCATATCTAGTTGAATTTGCTTGAGGCTGCCTACCTAAAGCACCTCTCAGCACAAACTTCATGGCAACATTGCAGTTTGGGGCCATAAAATTAAGGATGCCTTTGTGCTTCACTTCGCACTTCTTATTTATGTCTTTTGTGCATTTTGATGTGGTGATAGATGAGGGGTGCGAAGGGTAGGGAAAGGTAACCAGGTTTCAAATTCTTATTCACCTTGCGGAATCCCTGTCTACCTCAATTCCAGAGTGTCTGCTCAAGAAACTGTTAATTGGTGATGGTGTGTAACTGATATGATGTTACCTGAAAAGGTCCCTCAACACTGCAAGAAGTCGCGCAGGGAGTTTTTCATGTTAAAttactgttttaaaaaattaatgttagaTGGCTTATTACGTCCCATCTAACCACTTATCATGGTCAGCAGCAGGTCTGTGACACAATCAAATGCAATCTTTTTCAGGTTGAAAAACccatcattttctttcttcaaaaagACAATAAACATGAAACCAAGATTTTCTCTGCAAAGGAAACTAAATATGCAGAAGGGAAATTGCAACTCAAGTATTGCAAGAGAGGAAATGGTGCATCCAGTTCTCTGAGGAAGACTAATGCACACCAAGCATTGAATGCAATGTGGGAATGTGTAAGGACTCATGATATACAACAGAATCTTCAAGTAGACAAGTCTTTGCTTAGTAAATGGAATCAAGACCCTTTAATGGATCACAAGCAGTTGGTTCTATTGGTATTTGACCAGGATAAAGTCAGCAACAAGCTTTGCTCTATTGGCAAGGGAAATGTGTCAAGTGCCAAGCTTACAAAGCACCTTCAGCACAAAGAGCAAGCCGAAAAAGTAATAATGCAACAAGTGTGTCCATGGTCTGATTGTGAAACCAGCAAGGAATccataaaattttcaaaaaaaaactgtcaaacTACTAGTAGTGTATCACATTCAAGATACTCAGAAGTTGactgtaaaaaaataacaaaagaatctCCATTGCTGTTTGCGGAAGGAAGCAAAAAATCAGACTTGAAAAGGGACTTTAAAATAGGGCCGGATCCTACTCAGCTCTCGTCTGTGCTGCTAACAGTAAGAGAAGAGGTAAAGTATAGATCTTTTGTATGTTCTAGTTGCAGGACCAACACTTACTGTAATGTGGCATGacatacaataataatataaaaattattattacagtacAATGATATAGTGTGGcatttttttatgcaaaacGGTTATGCCTTACTTGAACTATAAAACTCATTTGTCCATCAGGGTTATGTGCTTTTCATATCCAGTCTGCTTAGCTCAAATTACGGTGAGTTTGATTTAATACTAATTTACTAACATTATTCCCAGATACCAGAATTTTTTCTGAAGACTCCAGACTATTCTATCTACCATCAGAATGTCAAATTTGTCAACACTATCATTGGTGCCAGCACCAAGTAAGTTTTCTGTCTGATAGAGTGTGTGATATTAAATTTAGTGATGATTTACCAGAATACCGTACACTTACATGTACAGTGcacttttttccaaaaataaaagctCCAAATCAGCAGTGATGTTTCTCTGTGAGAACATCAATTTTTGAGTGTAAATAAAAACACCACACTTATCTTGTCTCCagtttctttgctttcaaTTATTACTGATTAATACAGTGGTAACTATTCAAAGAGCCTTCCTGCGGGAAATGTGGGACTTTCTTTCTGTTCTCAACATTCCATTTGACTTCCTAGTAATGAATGTTCCCATGAAGGCAGATGAAATACCTATATACAGGATTTTGACCTTGTTCACTTCATTATTTTAGCACCATGAAAAGCAGTG is a window from the Acropora palmata chromosome 1, jaAcrPala1.3, whole genome shotgun sequence genome containing:
- the LOC141897213 gene encoding uncharacterized protein LOC141897213 isoform X2 — translated: MALTNLLKSPQFLCKQVEKPIIFFLQKDNKHETKIFSAKETKYAEGKLQLKYCKRGNGASSSLRKTNAHQALNAMWECVRTHDIQQNLQVDKSLLSKWNQDPLMDHKQLVLLVFDQDKVSNKLCSIGKGNVSSAKLTKHLQHKEQAEKVIMQQVCPWSDCETSKESIKFSKKNCQTTSSVSHSRYSEVDCKKITKESPLLFAEGSKKSDLKRDFKIGPDPTQLSSVLLTVREEIPEFFLKTPDYSIYHQNVKFVNTIIGASTNGIYQYRVQIAGFRFMVLSCMTDLSMDVLKISKHPNEGAIKVRWRIKGIPLLTKILPYIGRRLRDGEDCYRYLDGFSIFEVGSDGLIHCHRLHKVMPSSSHEKESPLWMLLLWPFLHLLDSNNSCEAFSAFECRSTDKGIEPGIQV
- the LOC141897213 gene encoding uncharacterized protein LOC141897213 isoform X1, with protein sequence MALTNLLKSPQFLCKQVKIYPPTAVWCLGHSQLAVQTSNVEKPIIFFLQKDNKHETKIFSAKETKYAEGKLQLKYCKRGNGASSSLRKTNAHQALNAMWECVRTHDIQQNLQVDKSLLSKWNQDPLMDHKQLVLLVFDQDKVSNKLCSIGKGNVSSAKLTKHLQHKEQAEKVIMQQVCPWSDCETSKESIKFSKKNCQTTSSVSHSRYSEVDCKKITKESPLLFAEGSKKSDLKRDFKIGPDPTQLSSVLLTVREEIPEFFLKTPDYSIYHQNVKFVNTIIGASTNGIYQYRVQIAGFRFMVLSCMTDLSMDVLKISKHPNEGAIKVRWRIKGIPLLTKILPYIGRRLRDGEDCYRYLDGFSIFEVGSDGLIHCHRLHKVMPSSSHEKESPLWMLLLWPFLHLLDSNNSCEAFSAFECRSTDKGIEPGIQV